Below is a window of Drosophila bipectinata strain 14024-0381.07 chromosome XR, DbipHiC1v2, whole genome shotgun sequence DNA.
CCTATAATTTCTACCTCTATCAAGGCTACCCTTATTACCCCTACTATGGAAATTCCTATAACTAATTCTTATAAGTCCTACTATTGGGGCTTTGACATATAGGGATAGCGAGAGATCCTTCTTATAGATTTCTTATAAGATCAGATAAGACTTTATTGCTGTAGACATTCCTTCTAATAATTATCTAATGTTGAAAACAATActcttaatttaaataatacttctaaaaatatttattaacatATTCTACAAATtcatggattttttttttcattattatattttttcattaattataagtcttaaaaattttatttcaccAACTATATGTCTTAACatctttttttatagtttcttgaacccattttttttaagcaatttttttatagatttatagatttatcttcaaaataattaactaaaaaatcAATACATTGAATAAGTTGATCAAAAATTATATAGTTtctagtatatatatatcaatTCAAGAAGCCAGAAAtagttaaaattaaattaataaaatattaaaaataattattcaaaattgTTCTATAAAATTAAACCCATTTATTGGCAAACATTATAATGTCTTAAATATCTTAAATCCTTAAAACTTATATCTCCATGAAtaaatgataattattatttttttttaaagaaacaaccatattttcatttaattatttttatttaaaattatttaatttaattttttaagcttttcatAAGTTAATCTAAGTGAGGGATGTTGTCTAGGGATATGGTATAGGAATATAGGACTATTTCTTGTAGAACCTAGAACTCTTTAAGGGATCTAAGTATTAAATGCCACCCAAACCTTCCACCAAACACAGGTGCCGAACCAGAACTGGAAGCAGATGCGCTACATGCAGATGAACCAGTACCCGCCCCCGTACCAGCAGCGCCAGCGCGGCCCCCACATGGGCGGACCCGGCGGCGGACCCGGACCCGGCCAGCAACAGTTTCCGGTAGGCAGCGGCGGTGGAGCGGGCAACTTCAATGCCGGCGGTGCCGGTGGCGGCGTTGtcggcggcggcggaggcCCCGGCGGTGATCAGTACTCGATGGCCAATGCAGCAGCGGCCGCAGCCTCCAATATGCTCCAGCAGCAGGGACAGGTCGGTGTCGGAGTGGGCGGAGTCGGTGTTGGGGTCGGAGTCGGAGTGGGAGTCGGAGTGGGTGTAAAGCCCGGACCcggacaacagcaacagcagcagatgGGCGTAGGCATGCCGCCGGGCGTGGgcatgcaacagcagcaacaacaacagcagcaacagccgcaactgcagcaacagcagatgATGCAGGTGGCGATGCCGAACGCCAATGCCCAGCAACAGAATCCATCGCAGCAGCCGAACGCCCAGGTGATGGGCCCACCAACGCCCCACTcgctgcaacagcaactgaTGCAGTCGGCCCGCTCCTCGCCGCCCATCCGCTCGCCCCAGCCCACGCCATCGCCGCGCTCGGCGCCCTCGCCCCGGGCCGCACCCTCGGCCTCGCCGCGAGCCCAGCCCTCGCCGCACCACGTGATGAGCAGCCACTCGCCGGCACCGCAGGGACCGCCGCACGACGGAATGCATAACCACGGCCTGCACCACCAGTCGCCGCTGCCCGGCGTGCCCCAGGAcgtgggcgtgggcgtgggcgtgggTGTCGGTGTGGGCGTCGGTGTCGGTGTCGGTGTGGGCAATGTCGGTGTCGGTGTTGGCAATGCCGGTGGCGCTCTGCCCGATGCCTCCGATCAGCTGACAAAATTTGTGGAGCGACTCTAGTGCAGCAGCGCCAATAGCTACAACGGATGGTAGCCCTAGCATGGATGGATCGACCGacatggaggaggaggaaagCCAACCAGGATTAGACAACTAACATAAGACACCTCTActctacacacacacacacacacaagcaaGCAAGCACACTACTAATTCTTACCCCTCGACgatgaggatgaggacgaggacgaggattACTTTcttcctccaaaaaaaaaaaaacaatgaaaaacaatggcaacaatacaaaaaacaacaacaactatcacaattaattaattaataattatgtaGCATTTAAGGCGAGAGAGCAGCAGGCACACGGAGAACATGGAGATCCTATCACCACTAACTTTAAGTTTTAGGACAactttgaacaaaaaaaaaaagcagcaTGTTAATATGATTTCTCCCcatctaaatatatatatatatatatttaaagatatatatatatatatgttatattCAAGAAATaccacatacacacacacacacaccctactaaccacacacacacacacagaaacaAGCTCTGgatgtattaaaaaaatgcaacaaaaagcGAATCCTTTGAAATGCATTCGAGGATCCAAACCTTGATAATGATGACAACGTTTAACGTTGCAACTAAAGAAACGCTGAAGCTAAAGCTAAGgcctaaaactaaaaaaaaaccttattCTTAAAACTAAATCTTTAAGctaaaagaaaaactaaaaaacagaACCTAAAAGAAatctttaatctttttttttttttgtatttccaAGCAAGCAACAAGTGACCAaccaaattattaaaaatcatgtttttttttttttttgtaagccaGACCCCCCTCTAATTACCAAAAACATAGATACACCCttgtgtatttgtgtgtgtaCGGCAGATCGGCAGTTAGATGCTCCTTATAGGagcttttcaatatttttgggAACACATGCATTAGAAAGTaaaatacaacaacaacaacaacatatttttttataaaaaaaaaaaaaccatcgaAAGAAACttctaaaacttaaaaaaaaacggaaaatcCTCATCTATATTCTCCCCTCGACGGTAAAAATcatcaaaaaatcaaaacatcttcacttcacttccaaaaaaaaaaaaaaaatgatgacagacaacaataacaagaaacaaaaaaaagaagaatctTGGGAAGAATTCTTGGGAGACCACAGAACCGAGTAGTAGTAGTCGTATCAGGAAACAGTAATACCAAAATATAAAGGATGATGGATGATGAGAGGTTTTTGGGAGCTTTGGAGGTGGAGAATATGGAACCTTAATTAACAAGAGCAACAAAATAGCAATAGCCAAAATGCTTTGAAAACGATTTTTAGTATATAACTTTGAGACATGTAAGAAGAtctaaattatatatatacatatataataaatacatctatatatatatatattcatatgtAGGAGTTGTAATAAttctaaaacaaaacaaaaattgtttcatATAATTGTTTATATGTTTTTGATGAAAGTCGGAAGTCGAATGCCGGAAAGCCGGAAGTAGTgtagagtgtgtgtgtgtgttgtgtgtgtatTTCTGAAAGAGAAACCGAGTGATTCATAGAATGAGTGTGCTTGTGTGCGTTCCTATTCCTCAAATTACAACACcatcatcattttttttttctacgtGTACATaacttaacaaatttttttttttttttacttagtATTTGATTTTGTGatagccaaacaaaaaaaaaatgagaaaaaaaaaccgaaaaaatcAACCAATTtgtctcaaaaaaaaaaaaaaacaaaaaaaaaactgaatgtTAACTTTGGaggattttttgaaaaaaaaaaaaagaagagaagATCGATTGCTATTTATTAatgataaaaacaaaaaaactaaaaatttaggtttatagactttttaggCTTAGGCGTATGGAACTATTTATTAGAGTGTAGACTGTAGTTTCCAAACTGGGTTCTTTCATTATACGGAAATATCACacgtctatatatatatatatattaaagtatataatatatgattttaattattcacatttttttttatacatatatacacacatatattatatatatatatatattattgttCAGGTCTAAGATGTTTAGGATGATGCAGGATGGGAGTTAGTATGGGATCGTTTTTCGTTTTCAAAATGTTTTCTTTGTACAagttgccgccgccgccgccgcccaaTAAGAGTAGAAAGAGACAGACAGAGCGAaatagaaagagagagagaaagtcCCACatacaatatacatatatctatatatatatatttttttttttttgatcgtctgtaaagtatttaattattaagatAATGGATATAAACTACTTATTCACTGCGCATAGAAATGCCTTCAGAAAATTTGCGAAAAGTAAGCAGGATTAACTAAAACATTAACATGTAAATATCCTCAGCATATAAAttatacataaaaatatatatatacgatatatatatatatatatttaaagattatttaaagGATTAGGAATCTATATATAAGTAACAACAGTTTGTAAAATCCAATGCCCTAGTGTTTAAGACGCGCCTAAGTATATCGGGTATAGCGGTTATAtcgtttatatatttataataaataagtcTACACTCTCAATTtaaacacacccacacacactcactcactcacacacacacccacacacatatatatacacacaaaTAACATATATATCgcgatatatatattatataattcgTGTTTAGTTAGTGTGTTTTTAAACGAAACGCGCTTAGGGcgagaaataaaaataaataaaatgaaaaactaaaaaaaaaaaaacaaaaccaaatcgaaaattttgaaaatttaccacaaaaaaacaaaaaaaaaatcccaataGCTGCGCCTGCCTCCGACTTaatgaaaaaccaaaatttttttaaaatcgaaaaactgataaaaattaaaaaaaaataaaagcaatgaGAAAACCCACGCTGCGCTGCacacaatcaaaaaaaaaaaaaaccaacaaccagACACCAAATAAGAActaaaaaaacctaaaaaactaaagtaaagtaaatatattaaaaatattatatagaatcgtgtaaaaaaaaaaaaacaaggaaaacaTACTCAAGTCACTGGGCTCTGCCGCAGAATGCCTTTGTACGTTAAATGTAAAGAAAAAGCCACAAGTATATGTTATCGGTAATCGGTTCTCGATAAACAGTTGCGATAACATGACGCTGCCTTCAAATCGCAGTCGCCGCGTgttggtagaaaaaaaaaataagaaaacccctaaacttgcaaataaaaagaaatctaCAAACCAATCGGTTCAGCGGGCgcagcataaaaaaaaaatattttaaaagctgCTTTCCGCatcgttttttttaaaccattttttttttgtatttaagttttaaaaaacaaagatttcattttttttttcgaacaaAACTTGTCGAGTGTGTGAAAGAGATCGCCCGAATGTGAGTGTGCGAGTGGGAGAGTGCTAGGCAAagacagaatttttttttttttagaaaactttccttttttttctaattaatttttccaaTACGCAAGAaagggagagagagagcatattccaaaactatttgtgattacaaaatatatatgaacattaaaaaacaaaaaaaaaaaaacgaatggcacttcaagaaaaaaaaagaattgaaGACGAGatgttaaaaaattattaagctaagccttagactaaaaaaaaaagccagcgctaaatatatacatatataatttatatatcacacaccaacacacacacacacacacacacgagtATATAGGATCTAATAGctaagcgaaaaaaaacagttgtaaatgattaaaaaaaaaaattaaagaaaaaaataaaaatttattctaAATGCAGTAGCAGCAGAAAAAAACCGTTAACCGAACCGAAGCATATGAGATAATTGATAAATGATAGCGATTAATTGGCTAAttattatgcatatatatatatataaatatatatacaaaaaatatatgtataaaaaaaaactgtaatttcttaaaaacaagaaagaaaaaaaaatatagcaaCTCGAGCGAAATATGGAAGGTGACGAGAATGCCTGGAAGAAGAGAATAGTTAAGTCAAGTGTAAAGTAAACCAAGCCTTAGTAAAAACTAGTTctaacaaacaacaacaaccgaaaaaaaacaaaaaattaatataaaaaattaacaacTAACAACAAAAACGAAGCAACAACCGCAACAaaagatttaaagaaaaaaaaaaaagaagcaagaatggaaacaaaaaaaagaatcgatactaaataaaactaatattaataaaGATAAATGATAAATGATAAATGATAACGATTAATGGTAATGTTTATGCTAATGATTACGATAACGATAATGATAAACCGTTATGACATAATAATTACTTGTAAAATAGAGCAACAGTTTTAGAGCTGATAAGGTGGAACTCTTTGACTTTTCTATCagatttcattaatttaattaattaacacacacacatacacactacTGACACAAACACACCATTGcataaaaacacacacacatacagagaAGTGTATTAGTGTATgagtaaatatatatatatttatatatatgtgtatttttttttactattattacgatgattattattattaatattattattgttttcaccAATCTCTGTCTACCACATTATACCCTACCTTCTGTTCTGTCATTCTATGATTTTTCTTTGTCGTAAATTgatccaaaaaaaacaaaaaacgaaaacgacaaagaaacaaacaaaccaacaaaatgaaaaaccaacaacaacactgtaattaactaaaaatacTTTTGCTTAAAAgtgtaaaataaattaatttaaataaaaattatgaaattaaaacgaaaaataatgaTAAACTTGCATTttcaaaatggggaaaatgttCTATTTAAATGGTTTCAACAGAAACATTCATCATttgtctcgaaggaccaaaaatatttattctaaCCCCGTTCTTGGGGAGTTATACGTAGAAGTACTGAGTTTACTTCTtgattttagattttaaaaactattccCTCGAACttgatttaattttctattttcagAATCCACTCTTGATttgtctcgaaggaccaaaattatttatttaaatcttcTATTTAGGCTAGGTTTTCACTGCAAGCATTTatcattcaaaattaaaactacTCTACAatgaattgattttatttatcatttaaagaaatataaattattagaaTACTTATAGACTTTGGTCTGGCATTCCcgataattgtttttaaaaataggatTTGATTAAATCATGCCATCATCATAagcataaaaatattatttccatGCAatagctaaatttaaataaaataccaaaaaaataaataaaaaaaataataactatCAGAAGATAAGGTGGCAGGTGTTTCGCGTCCGCAATCGGGAAATCCAGAAGTCAGAGTTATGAAATCGGATTTCAGAGAGTCAAGGGCCCCTTGAAATTAATAAACGCTATAGACCTTATATGACTCACAAAGCCAGCTAGATTTATGGCCCTTTGGCTTCACTTTCCCTTAGCTACCAACTAGCCTTTATGGGCGAATGAAATACGTCCGACTATATCGTCAGGCGGATGTCAAGAGAACGAAAAAGCTTTAGACTGTTTTGGGTTTAAAGTCCGTACGGATTTCTTATATATACGTTGGTAGGAATTATCCGTGGCTATCAACTCACCATCGTCACATGAAACATCTATAAATAATGCCTAAAAAAACAACAGTTTCAAGTGCAGGGGCCAATCTGGATCTGGATCGGGGTGGGTGTACGTGTGGGTCTTGAATAGAATGAGTCGCAATAGTAATGCTAGGAAGGCCTTCAGCGGGGGGTAACAAAGTTCAGAGAGAataatacaatattttttttttttgagaaataaAAGCTTATAAACTTGTCTCTGATTCATTTAATCGAATTTTTTTCACCAAACTAAGTAACCTTATCATCTTATTTATGATCCTCCATCCCAACCGAGATTCTATTCAGgtggaaaagttttcaaaCATTAATGCCAGTTGGTTTACAATTATGTTCCATAACATCCGGGTATTATAAATCATGAATATCTTACAACAGTCATATGATTTTTTAAAGGACTTGTAGAGCTTTTCTTTCCCACGCTGGTGTTAAGCATCAGATATATTATTTAGATTGTTAGGCTTTCGTACTCGATCACAAGTACTAATGCCATCCAGTCGAATGCCACCACTCGATCTCAATAGACATCGCAAGTGGCTGTTCTATTTCTTGGATCGTAGATATGCCTCGACTTGATTACCTAAtgcaataaatacaaatattaatgTCTGATTATGctcttggctttggcttttatcgttcgattttttgtttacctCCTTGAGAGTATTATTTCTATAATAGAATTATTGGGAATAATGGTATATCAGGGATTTCTTGGGAAATCTATTTTATTAAGGGACTTTCTTATGGTATATCTTTCTGGGAATTTTTTAATCTGAGATATacgatttttagaaataaataataaaggaTGTGCTCTATATTTTATATCTCCAAATATTCTACATCTTATTCTATATGATCTTAAAAAAGAAATCCCCTTAATGATCTCAGTCTTTCCTTCCAAAAGAACCTCACTTTAACCTTGACATTGATAATTCAGAATGGCCAGGTGTGACTCTGGGAGGTTCCAAAGTCCCCATATCTTTTCCATTcgctttaatttaattaagtattCGATCATCTATTGGCCAACGGTGATTATATATTCCCATTATTAGTATTTTGGTATTCCCGTCTGACTCGGCAATCTATTCGACTATTTCGACTTGTGACATGGATTTATGGACGACCAAATCCGCCAGTGAATCCAGTACGAATTGGGGGTAAGGTGTTCTCGAGTAGCCAGATAAGACACCAAGATCGCGGCCAAGTGGTGGGGAGTGGTGCGGTCTCGGCCGTATCGATAAGGCCAAGACCAGTAGTAGTAGCTGCCAATATTTATAGACTCCCAAGGCGGCCGGTGCTTGGTCATAATCGAGTGCTCCACAATCGGTCCTATCAAGTGTGCCATAAAAGCTAGATCACTCCAGTCCGGGCGAGTGGAACCTATAAAATCCCTAGATCGTTCAGATCGCCCATTCAGTCACAATACCACCCTTGGTGGCCGCGGCGCGAGTGAGACTTTCCAACGAATAGTGTTAACCGAACCAGGAATTGGGATTACGTGATTATCATGAAGGGACCACTCAGTGTCCTGACAGCCGTGCTGCTGATCGCGGCTGCCAGTTCCCAGGATGCCTCCGATTATCTTCTCACTGGATACTCCAATCCCATGAGCAGTAGTCTGGCCCATCAATTCTTTAACTTGGCTGCTACACAAAACTACCTCCCCTCCAATGGAACCCAGCTGATGATCCAGGGTTATGAGACCCGGGACGATGAGGAAGATCTGTGCCAGCGGGACATCAATCGTATTCGAGATGGTTTGAATAACTTGGAGGAATGGGCCATGGAATGTAAGTACAGTTCTTGGGCTTACAGGTCCTTGAAGTTAGTTTACAAAACTTGTTGAGAAGCTTTAACTATTTCCTAAAATAAATCAAGTAATTGCTCAATCGAGTTACTTAATCCCCCTCCTAATCACCCATGCACTTTATTATTACCTAATCTTGAAGTGCAAACATTTTCCATGTATACCTATAATCCATAAATCACATATAGCCTTGATTTCGCTTTTATGAGTTGccataaattcaatttaataaaagtttcCCACATGCTTGGAATTAGGAAACGATTTTGGTTATTTGGGAATTCCTAATGAAATTCAATTGCTTAGATTATTCTTGGAGATTAGGATTAAAATACAACTTGGAAACTAAAACGGTTATACAATACCAGTGGCTTTATTGCAATTTCATTCATGCCGATTACAatgtttattttcataatttatgatTGCTTATGATCTTCAAAAGGGTTCTTAGTCGTGTTCCCCCCTTTTTCAAATACCACTCATTCATAATTAAGTATTGAAGTGGATTGCAATTTATGGTCCTCATAAATCAATCACCCGTAATCGTATTCCTTATCGCTATTGCAAATCCGAAACCCCTAAGCAACGACGAGGTGTTATTTGATTTTCaataacttttctgttttttttttattacagttcCGGATACATGGGGCCGCCTGCCGATCGGTCTCTTCTGGGGTCACACCATCAGTATGGGTCAGTACGAGGAGTGTGTGGCTGCCGAGAGTACATATGGCACTGAACTCCGAGGTCAGTACTGTCTGGCCTCCTTGAACATCACAACGTTCTACCAAAAGATTAAGAAACGCGGCCATGAAAATCCAACTGCCAGGATCAGTTACAAGCAAACGGATCCGCAGGTCTTTGAGTTGGGAATTTGTGTTCCAAAGACCTGCAGTGCCACTCAGACCAATGACCTGCTTAAGACTGTTATTTCGCACTTTTATGGCGATGATGTCGTTAATCTAACCCAGACAATGGTCACAGAGACGCGTTGCAAGTATGATGCCCCCATCGAATTGCGTGGAATTGATATTTTCGCCATGTAAGTTAAggtttttgatccttcgagaCAAATCAGTGACgagctcgaaggaccaaaagtagaaaacttttcctttaattaatttgttgaactttttttcagaattttcttCTCGCTCATCATTTTCTTCATGATAGCTGCCAGTGTCTATGATTATGTACAGACCCGTAATGGAGCTGAAAAGAAACCCCTGTTTTTGGCCTTCTCCGTCCTCCACAACGCTCCCAAGATCTTCACCGTCAAGAAGGTGAACAATCCCAATGTCATCCATTGCCTGAACGGCTTGCGTTGCTTCAGCATGATGTGGGTGGTCTTCGGTCACGGCTACATGACCTTCTATGATCTGCCGCACATCAACAAGAACAAGTTCTACACCTGGGTGGAGACCCCCTACTCAATGCTCGTCCAGAACGGATCCCTTTGCGTGGACACATTCTTCTTCATGTCCGGTTTGCTGATGTGCTGGGGAGCCTTCCGAGAGCTGGAGAGGACCAAGGGCAAGCTGAACATCCCGATGATGTACTTCCATCGTTACATCCGTCTGACGCCAGTGGTGGCTGTGGTGGTACTCTACATCATGTCCCTGTACAAGTACTCTGGAGAGGGTCCCATGTGGTTCAAGCTGGGCACCCAGGATAAGCGTTGCGAGGACACCTGGTGGGCCACTCTGCTCTACGTCCAGAACTACGCCTTCCCCTACAGCATTGTAAGGATTCTTTGGTTTTGGTCCTGGACCTTGTACACCATTAAACCCTCTCTGTTTCTTGCAGTGCATCTCCCAATCCTGGTATCTAGCTGTGGACACCCAGCTGTACTTCCTGTCGCCTCTGTTCCTCATTCCCTTGTGGAAGTGGGGCAAGAAGGCTCTCGTCCCGATTGTGATCTTCCTGATCTTGTGCCTCGGCTGCACCTTTGCCACCTTTATGTACAACGACTTTACGCTGTTCCGCGTCCAGGACGACCATGTGGATCTCCGCCAGAGGCTGACCTACTACCCGACCCACACACGCATTCCCACCTGGCTGATCGGCGTGATCTTCGGCTACTTCCTGTTCACCAAGAACCGCGGACGCCAGATTAAGATGAGCAAGCCCGTGGTGTTGGCTGGATGGTTCGTGGCCTTCGGCACGATGCTGGCCTGCATGTGGGGACCCTACTGGCGCATCCTGCCCGACACCCCCGACTCTCCATTGATCGAGGGCGCCTTTTTCGAGCCCCTGAGCAGGACCTCCTGGGCCCTGGCCATCGGCTGGATCGTGTGGGCCTGCTACAATGGTCACGGTGGTCTCGTCAACGACTTCCTCTCCTGGGGCTTCTTCACCGGCTTCAGTCGTCTCACCTACTGCATGTACGTCATCCATCGCATCGTCCAGCTGGTCAACGCCGCCCGTCTCCAAACAGACACCCACTTCTCCAACTATGATGCCGTAAGTTTCCCCCTCCAGAGTAAACTTTGGAAGAATCCATAAATCAAAACTCTCCTCTTGCAGGTTCTCCGCTGGTGGCACGACTTTGGCATCACCCTCACCGCCTCCATCTTCGCCACCCTGGCCTTCGAGGCTCCCATTCTGGGCATTGAGAAGGCCATCTTCGGTGGCAACAAAAAGCCGGCAGCCAAGAAGCCAACTCCCGGTGAGCTGGCCAGGTCAGCTCCGGTGGCCACTCCAACTCCCACTGCTGCTGTGGTGGAGCAGGAGCCCGAGAAGAAGCCCGTAGAGGAGATCACGGCGGATATCACTCCAGCACCCACACCCGCCAGTGTCGAGAATCCATCCAATGCCTAGGCgatacttttttttcccccaagcgaaccaattttttttgagtgtAGTTAgtgttatttattaaaatttattaaaaacataaaactgTGTATGAAATACTAACTTATACTAGCTAATTATGTAAAACTAACATTATTGTACTTAATTAGTTgagatattatttatttttatttaatttaacacTTTTATGGGTAAATGTTGCCACTTGTTACTTTTAAAATCTCCCGCCAAACGGAAAGTTTCGTGCTCTGCGCTCAGTTGGTATTTTTCTGCCACTAAGAAATACCAAATGCTCGGTATTTCAGTGAGTGGCGCAACTGGTCACATCTGGTCGGCCATCTGGCAACACTAACGCGTACATATGTTGCTGTGGAAATAAGAATAACTGACATGGATCAACGACAAGAATTCGTAAGTGTCCGAAATAAACAAATGACTAAATTGTTACAACAAAGTGCCAGTCAACTGATTAACTACACCCCCCACCCCCCCTCGTGTCCAATGATAACCAA
It encodes the following:
- the LOC108126585 gene encoding nose resistant to fluoxetine protein 6, which translates into the protein MKGPLSVLTAVLLIAAASSQDASDYLLTGYSNPMSSSLAHQFFNLAATQNYLPSNGTQLMIQGYETRDDEEDLCQRDINRIRDGLNNLEEWAMEFPDTWGRLPIGLFWGHTISMGQYEECVAAESTYGTELRGQYCLASLNITTFYQKIKKRGHENPTARISYKQTDPQVFELGICVPKTCSATQTNDLLKTVISHFYGDDVVNLTQTMVTETRCKYDAPIELRGIDIFAIIFFSLIIFFMIAASVYDYVQTRNGAEKKPLFLAFSVLHNAPKIFTVKKVNNPNVIHCLNGLRCFSMMWVVFGHGYMTFYDLPHINKNKFYTWVETPYSMLVQNGSLCVDTFFFMSGLLMCWGAFRELERTKGKLNIPMMYFHRYIRLTPVVAVVVLYIMSLYKYSGEGPMWFKLGTQDKRCEDTWWATLLYVQNYAFPYSICISQSWYLAVDTQLYFLSPLFLIPLWKWGKKALVPIVIFLILCLGCTFATFMYNDFTLFRVQDDHVDLRQRLTYYPTHTRIPTWLIGVIFGYFLFTKNRGRQIKMSKPVVLAGWFVAFGTMLACMWGPYWRILPDTPDSPLIEGAFFEPLSRTSWALAIGWIVWACYNGHGGLVNDFLSWGFFTGFSRLTYCMYVIHRIVQLVNAARLQTDTHFSNYDAVLRWWHDFGITLTASIFATLAFEAPILGIEKAIFGGNKKPAAKKPTPGELARSAPVATPTPTAAVVEQEPEKKPVEEITADITPAPTPASVENPSNA